A single Taeniopygia guttata chromosome 30, bTaeGut7.mat, whole genome shotgun sequence DNA region contains:
- the RFX1 gene encoding MHC class II regulatory factor RFX1 produces MATQPSYVTEMTAAATSQPPPPSAPPPAGPAPFGAELAGGSAPGAPPPAAPAPPPQQFIVVTVAAEGLRPPEGTEGSPAPPAPPQPGPSPGGQQVQQLPPVQHVFPAPFVEGGDGAYAPPGGIRSGSFPFAEAPLFAQNSGGYFEAGGGAAPVQPSPPPPPPPPPPPLPPPSSAQPPPSSAPVPMYVAGGAGGAQLLGGAAAAPPPPAPPAAPPGGGGASGTPGGGTFVIQGGYVGGTGAAYAHTTRASPATVQWLLDNYETAEGVSLPRSALYCHYLLHCQGHKLEPVNAASFGKLIRSVFMGLRTRRLGTRGNSKYHYYGLRIKAGSPLLRLVEDQQHLAMRQQPFAQKQRLKPVQKMEGGVTNGVSSAPAAPGVPDISAQVQQYQQFLDASRSLPEFPEIDVQGKGLPEGAGLEDLRAFQQLYREHCEAIVDVMINLQFSLVETLWKSFWRCSGESDAQEEAERRLPRRRLLLLARLEPVLRWVRDCDHALYQGLVEILVPDVLRPIPSALTQAIRNFAKSLESWLGNAMVSMPEELVRVKAAAAGAFAQTLRRYTSLNHLAQAARAVLQNTAQISQMLSDLNRVDFANVQEQAAWVCRCEARVVQRLEQDFKATLGQQHSLEQWAAWLDAVVARVLRPHLGTPGLPRAAKLFLLKWSFYSSMVIRDLTLRSAASFGSFHLIRLLYDEYMYYLVEQRVARARGTCPIAVMGEFANLTSSLNPPDPDKEEDEEEEEEESEEELPAELGLGGGAGPPGARPEPPPEPPLEPPPPKAARADPRGLLVPALPSR; encoded by the exons ATGGCGACCCAGCCCTCCTACGTCACCGAGATGACGGCAGCAGCGACGTCACAGCCGCCACCGCCCTccgccccgccccccgccggccccgcccctttcGGGGCGGAGCTTGCGGGAGGCTCCGCCCCCGGCGCGCCCCCCCCGgccgcccccgcgccccccccccAGCAGTTCATCGTGGTCACCGTGGCCG cagaggggctgcGACCCCCCGAGGGCACCGAGGgcagccccgcgccccccgcgcccccccagcccgggcccAGCCCCGGCGGGCAGCAG gtgcagcagctcccccCGGTGCAGCACGTCTTCCCCGCCCCCTTCGTGGAGGGGGGGGATGGGGCCTACGCCCCCCCCGGCGGCAT CCGCTCGGGCTCGTTCCCCTTCGCCGAGGCGCCGCTCTTCGCTCAGAACTCGGGGGGCTACTTCGaggcggggggaggggcggccccgGTGCAGCCTAgcccccccccgccccctcccccccccccgccgccgctccctcCCCCCTCCAGCGCGCAGCCCCCCCCCAGCAGCGCCCCCGTGCCCATGTACGtggcggggggggcggggggggcgcAGCTTCTGgggggcgccgccgccgcccctcccccccccgcgccccccgccgcccccccggGGGGCGGAGGCGCGTCCGGGACCCCCGGCGGGGGCACCTTCGTCATCCAGGGGGGGTACGTGGGGGGCACGGGGGCGGCCTACGCCCACACCACCCGCGCCTCCCCCGCCACG GTGCAGTGGCTGCTGGACAATTACGAGACGGCCGAGGGGGTGAGCCTGCCCCGCAGCGCGCTGTACTGCCACTACCTGCTGCACTGCCAGGGCCACAAGCTGGAGCCCGTCAACGCCGCCTCCTTCGGCAAACTCATCCGCTCCGTCTTCATGGGGCTGCGCACGCGCCGCCTCGGAACCAG GGGGAACTCCAAGTACCACTACTACGGGCTGCGCATCAAGGCGGGCTCGCCGCTGCTGCGGCTGGTGGAGGACCAGCAGCACCTGGCCATGCGCCAGCAGCCCTTCGCGCAGAAACAGCG CCTCAAGCCCGTGCAGAAAATGGAGGGGGGGGTCACCAACGGCGTCTCCTcagcgcccgccgcccccggcgTCCCCGACATCAGCGCCCAGGTGCAGCAGTACCAGCAGTTCTTGG ACGCCTCCCGCTCGCTGCCGGAGTTCCCCGAGATCGACGTGCAGGGCAAGGGGCTCCCCGAGGGCGCGGGGCTGGAGGACCTGCGGGCATTCCAGCAGCTCTACCGGGAGCACTGCGAG GCCATCGTGGACGTGATGATCAACCTGCAGTTCTCGCTGGTGGAGACGCTCTGGAAAAGCTTCTGGCGCTGCAGCGGCGAGAGTGACGC gcaggaggaggccGAGCGGCGCCTGCCCCggcggcggctgctgctgctggcgcGGCTGGAGCCCGTCCTGCGCTGGGTGCGCGACTGCGACCACGCGCTGTACCAGGGGCTGGTGGAGATCCTGGTGCCCGACGTGCTGCGCCCCATCCCCA GTGCCCTGACCCAGGCCATCCGGAATTTCGCCAAGAGCCTGGAGAGCTGGCTGGGCAACGCCATGGTCAGCATGCCCGAGGAGCTGGTGCGGGTCAAG gcggcggcggcgggcgcctTCGCGCAGACCCTGCGCAGGTACACGTCCCTGAACCACCTGGCGCAGGCGGCGCGCGCAGTCCTGCAGAACACGGCCCAGATCAGCCAAATGCTCAGCGACCTCAACCGCGTCGACTTCGCCAACGTGCAG GAGCAGGCGGCCTGGGTGTGCCGCTGCGAGGCGCGGGTGGTGCAGCGCCTGGAGCAGGACTTCAAGGCCACGCTGGGCCAGCAGCACTCGCTGGAGCAGTGGGCGGCCTGGCTGGACGCTGTGGTGGCGCGAGTGCTGCggccacacctgggcacacctgggctgccCCGCGCCGCCAAGCTCTTCCTGCTCAAGTGGTCCTTCTACAG cTCGATGGTGATCCGGGACCTGACCCTGCGCAGCGCCGCCAGTTTCGGCTCCTTCCACCTGATCCGGCTGCTCTACGATGAGTACATGTACTACCTGGTGGAGCAGCGCGTGGCGCGGGCACGGGGCACCTGCCCCATCGCCGTCATGGGCGAG TTCGCCAATCTGACGAGTTCCCTGAACCCGCCGGACCCTGACAAAG aggaggatgaggaggaggaggaggaggagagcgaggaggaGCTGCCGGccgagctggggctggggggcggCGCGGGTCCCCCCGGGGCgcggccggagccgccgccggagccgccgctgGAGCCGCCGCCCCCGAAAGCGGCGCGGGCGGACCCGCGCGGGCTCCTGGTGCCGGCGCTGCCGTCCCGCTGA
- the CLPP gene encoding ATP-dependent Clp protease proteolytic subunit, mitochondrial isoform X1 has product MAKGPKLLQNSYSGAGPAPVVREEPWALLPRWLWAGVRRRLHGTGATPAPPPPLIPIVVEQTGRGERAYDIYSRLLRERIVCVMGPIDDSLASLVIAQLLFLQSESNKKPIHMYINSPGGSVTSGLAIYDTMQYVLSPVCTWCVGQAASMGSLLLAAGRPGLRHALPNARIMVHQPSGGARGQATDIAIQAEEILQLKRQINGLYAKHTGQPLPVIEAAMERDRYLSPLEARDFGLLDQVLVHPPARGQDEPRLLPRDPPPSPPSPPGPPQSPPGAS; this is encoded by the exons ATGGCTAAAGGGCCAAAATTGCTGCAAAACAGCTAcagcggggctgggccggcTCCGGTGGTCCGAGAGGAGCCCTGGGCGCTTCTTCCG cGCTGGCTCTGGGCCGGGGTCCGGCGCCGCCTTCACGGGACGGGCGCgacccccgcccctcccccaccgctGATCCCCATCGTGGTGGAGCAGACG GGCCGGGGGGAACGCGCCTACGACATTTACTCGCGGCTGCTGCGGGAGCGGATCGTCTGCGTGATGGGCCCG ATCGACGACAGCCTGGCCAGCCTGGTGATCGcccagctgctgttcctgcagtcCGAGAGCAACAAGAAACCCATCCACATGTACATCAACAGCCCCG GCGGCTCGGTGACCTCGGGGCTGGCCATCTACGACACGATGCAGTACGTGCTGAGCCCGGTGTGCACCTGGTGCGTGGGGCAGGCGGCGAGCATgggctccctgctgctggcgGCCGGGCGGCCCGGCCTGCGGCACGCGCTGCCCAACGCCCGCATCATGGTGCACCAGCCCTCGGGGGGGGCACGG GGCCAGGCCACCGACATCGCCATCCAGGCCGAGGAGATCCTGCAGCTGAAGCGGCAAATCAACGGTCTGTACGCCAAACACACGGGGCAGCCGCTGCCCGTCATCG agGCGGCGATGGAGCGGGACCGGTACCTGAGCCCGCTGGAGGCGCGCGATTTCGGGCTGCTGGACCAGGTGCTGGTGCACCCCCCGGCCCGGGGGCAGGACGAGCCCCGACTgctgccccgggacccccccccgagccccccgagccccccggggcccccccagagccccccgggGGCCTCCTga
- the CLPP gene encoding ATP-dependent Clp protease proteolytic subunit, mitochondrial isoform X2 has translation MGPGAARWLWAGVRRRLHGTGATPAPPPPLIPIVVEQTGRGERAYDIYSRLLRERIVCVMGPIDDSLASLVIAQLLFLQSESNKKPIHMYINSPGGSVTSGLAIYDTMQYVLSPVCTWCVGQAASMGSLLLAAGRPGLRHALPNARIMVHQPSGGARGQATDIAIQAEEILQLKRQINGLYAKHTGQPLPVIEAAMERDRYLSPLEARDFGLLDQVLVHPPARGQDEPRLLPRDPPPSPPSPPGPPQSPPGAS, from the exons atggggccgggggcggcg cGCTGGCTCTGGGCCGGGGTCCGGCGCCGCCTTCACGGGACGGGCGCgacccccgcccctcccccaccgctGATCCCCATCGTGGTGGAGCAGACG GGCCGGGGGGAACGCGCCTACGACATTTACTCGCGGCTGCTGCGGGAGCGGATCGTCTGCGTGATGGGCCCG ATCGACGACAGCCTGGCCAGCCTGGTGATCGcccagctgctgttcctgcagtcCGAGAGCAACAAGAAACCCATCCACATGTACATCAACAGCCCCG GCGGCTCGGTGACCTCGGGGCTGGCCATCTACGACACGATGCAGTACGTGCTGAGCCCGGTGTGCACCTGGTGCGTGGGGCAGGCGGCGAGCATgggctccctgctgctggcgGCCGGGCGGCCCGGCCTGCGGCACGCGCTGCCCAACGCCCGCATCATGGTGCACCAGCCCTCGGGGGGGGCACGG GGCCAGGCCACCGACATCGCCATCCAGGCCGAGGAGATCCTGCAGCTGAAGCGGCAAATCAACGGTCTGTACGCCAAACACACGGGGCAGCCGCTGCCCGTCATCG agGCGGCGATGGAGCGGGACCGGTACCTGAGCCCGCTGGAGGCGCGCGATTTCGGGCTGCTGGACCAGGTGCTGGTGCACCCCCCGGCCCGGGGGCAGGACGAGCCCCGACTgctgccccgggacccccccccgagccccccgagccccccggggcccccccagagccccccgggGGCCTCCTga